The nucleotide sequence TGACGTGCTGGAATTAGATGGTCCTGCGACCCAGCTGTGTCTTAAATGGACAGGGGACATAACCAAAAATGAACCTGAGTCGATGTCCGTGGCTGTGAGCATTTCAGCTCCAGACCAAAACACAATACAGTATGCCTTAAAAAACGTGCGAACAATAGCGAACTTGGACTTACCAGAGCAAAGTATCGGGCCACAGTTGCTCAAGTCTCGGAAGCACTTATCTACGCTTCCTATTCTGCCGTATAACAATGTCAAGGCTCAGCTTATCATTGGTttagacaatatcaaaataactGCACCCTTGGAGATACGAGAAGGTGAAAACGACGACGTCATAGCAGTGCGAAGCAGAATAGGATGGGCCGTATATGGCCGCTCCATTGTGGGAGACAGCACCACGCCTCGGCTGCTACACATTTGCCAGTGCAGTGCGGCGCAAGGGATGGATGAAGCTCTGAAAAACTATTTTTCAATTGAGTGACTAGGTGTGAGCGTTTCCTTACATCCGCTGAGATCCAAAGAGGACGAACGCTCGATGCAGATTatggaggcaacaacaacctaTCTGGAAGACGAAAAGCGCTGGCAGACCGGACTGTTATGGAGGTTCGATCGCATGCACCTGCCAGACTCTTATTAGATGGCTGTTAAGCGCCTGAAATGTTTAGAGGCAAAGATGTCAAAAGACCCAGCACTGAAAGAGTTCATGATGAACACGATGCACGATTACAAACAGAAGGGATATATCCGCCGAAGGATAGTGAGTTAGTAGCTAACAGTACATCGTGGTTTCTTCCTATCTTTACAGTCACCAATCCGAACAAGAAAAAGACGCGCCTGGTTTGGGATGCGGCTGCCAAAGTGAGTGGCATGTCGCTGAACGATTGTTTGTTGAAAGGTCCAGATACACTAGCATCTTTGATGGGGGTGCTAATACGCTTCCGAGAGCGTCCTATCGCAGTATCCGGCGACATAAGGGAAATGTTTCATCAAGTCAAGGTGCGCCGAGAAGACCCACCGGCACAGAAGTTTCTCTGGCGTGATGGAGATTCGTCACGCTTCCCCGAATCATACGTTATGCAAGTCATGACGCGTGGAGCATCCTGCTCGCCAGCTCTAGCAAATTACGTCAAGAATCGCAATGCCGAGCGGTTTGTAGCGGAGCATCCGGATGCCGTAAAGGCGATTTGCGAAAACACATTTGTCGACGACTGGCTGCAGTCGGTGGATACTGGAGCTGAAATGATACAGTTAGCTGAGACTGTTAAAAGGATTCATGCTAGTGGCGGCTTTGAGATGCGCCGCTGGACATCAAAAACGAAGCAAGTTATACAGGCGCTGGAAGACGACTGTGAGGAGTTGGACAAGCGTATCAGCGCTCAGGATGAAGCGCAAGAGAAGGTCTTAGGCCTGTGGTGGGTACCTGGACAAGATCTGTTGACGTTTGTGGTGACGCCGAACTTGCTCGCGAAGGCATCTAAGGAGCGCCCAACTAAAAGACGTGTTCTGAGTGTGATCATGTCTATTTTCGACCCGCTCGGGCTGCTAGGATTCTTTAATATACGCGCTAAGATCATCCTTCAGAACATATGGCGATCCAATATCGGATGGGATGACGACCTTACCAACGAAGACGAAGccgattggcaacactggcttgATCTactttaaaatttgaatgccgtCCGCATTCCACGGTGCATGAAGTGGGTGAGCCGAGCCCAGGCTGTGCAGATGCATACATTCGTTGACGCCAGTATGAATGCTTACGCCGCAGTTGTATTTTTGCGGGCTGAACTTGATGGCCAAGTACATTGCAGTTTGGTCGCCTCGAAAACGAGAGTAGCACCCCTAAAGCCCGTGTCCATACCTCGAATGGAACTGATGGCCGCGGTCTTAGGTTTGAGACTGGCCAAATGTATCCAAAAGGAAATGTCggtacgcatacatacacGAACATTCTGGACAGATTCAAAGGATGTGCTCTACTGGACCCGTTCGAATGCTCGAAAGTTCCAGCAATTCATAGCCCTTCGGATAGGTTCAATGGTTCAATGGACCACCATTTTTGTATCTAGAAGAATCGCAGTGGCCATATTCGGAAATAGGCCCTGCATTAAACATGTACCATGCTGAAGAACAACCCAATGACACGTCGTCCTGGAGATGTATTCTGCCGGATCTGCAGCGTTTCAGCAAACTAGAAAATTGAGAGCCCTACAGCTATGCGTACTGGATTTCATACGGAATATTACTAAGAAGGTCAGATTGGACGGAGGACTGGATCTGCAGAAGACGCTGCTCCTTAAAAGAAGCAATGAAATGGAGAAGAAGACGAGTTTTATAGTGAGATCACCTGCTTAAGGTCGGGGCGCCGCTTAACCGATCGCAAAAGCTTCCTGTTTAAGTGCTCCCCTTATGTGGATGACTCGGGCATTCTACGTATTAAAGGACGGATAGACAATATAGGAGTCGAAGTCTGCGTAAAACGCCCGATAATTCTGCCAAGACGACATCAATTGACGTATCTGCTGGTTGAGTTTTATCACCGCAGATATCATCACCTGCACAACGAAATCGTCGTAAATGAACTGCGGCAGCGGTACTTGGTTTGTGGCTTACTAGCTTTGATGAGAGAAGTTTCCAATACCTGCCCAGCGTGCCGCATACGACGCGTCCGCCCTAAGCCGCCAGGGATGGGCGACCTGCCAATCGAACTATTATCGCCCTATACTCCACCGTTCACATATACGGCACCTCACGGTGCGCGCCGTTCACCTGGACTCATACTTTTGCGTTCTGAAGTCGTTCGTGGCCAGACGCGGCTGCCCCGCCGCATGCTGTTGGACAATGGCACAAATTTCAGAGGCGCTAGCAGAGTATTAAAAGATGAAATTGAACGTATATCGCCGGCTCTGATCGAGCGACAGTACCCAGAACTCGAGTTTACCTTTATCCCGCCAGGATCACCCCACATGGGAGGATCGTGGGAACGAATGGTGCGCTCTACAAAGTCAATACTGTCGGAAATTCTGCCGCCCTCTGGGTTACGAGGTGCTACGAGCAGCATTGGCTGACGTAGAATGCGTGCTCAACTCAAGGCCACTCATTTATGTTCCCTTGGGGACATCTGAGTCCGAAGCCCTGACTCcaaatcatttttttatagGTCATTCAATCGGATTGCGTGAGGATTACGGGAGCAAGGCGGAGCTAGCTTGGCACGAGGCTTCCGAGTCGCCAGTCAATTGGCTGACCAATTTTGGAAGAGATGGCTGCGCGAGTATCTGCCTACACTCACCAGACGTACTAAGTGGTTTCAACCGCCACTCGAACCAATATCAGTCGACGACATCGTCATTATTATGACGACGGTGCCAAGCgaaactgttggacaagaggAGTGGTTGTAGACGTGCACCATTCAAAGGATGGCCAGGTCCGAAGTGCCGTGGTGCGAATCGCCGATGGAATTATTACTCGCCCCGCCGTCAAGCTAGCTAAGCTTGACGTTCGTGAATTACGGGGTGGGGAATGTTacggggcgaagtgaaaatagctgttgactaagttctactgggtctcgcattttttctgtaagcagctctcgctgcttacactggaatcgcaccgttagaattagtttttacatgataagtcgatcgcacgcagctgcacaagctgcatttttgtcgaggttcattttcgttttgtgcttgcagctgagcagaagtgaaAGAGAATAGAAGCGCGTGAGGAGCacgaatgtaagtctcataatcatgtaaaatataggttgttaaataatgaaaaaataataaagaagtcagcgttcgaattatattatatcgtaccgcctcatacgaatcgaattgaatcgagttgtttctttcgacgctagaagtc is from Drosophila virilis strain 15010-1051.87 unplaced genomic scaffold, Dvir_AGI_RSII-ME tig00001568, whole genome shotgun sequence and encodes:
- the LOC138911561 gene encoding uncharacterized protein; this translates as MSKDPALKEFMMNTMHDYKQKGYIRRRIVITNPNKKKTRLVWDAAAKVSGMSLNDCLLKGPDTLASLMGVLIRFRERPIAVSGDIREMFHQVKVRREDPPAQKFLWRDGDSSRFPESYVMQVMTRGASCSPALANYVKNRNAERFVAEHPDAVKAICENTFVDDWLQSVDTGAEMIQLAETVKRIHASGGFEMRRWTSKTKQVIQALEDDCEELDKRISAQDEAQEKVLGLWWVPGQDLLTFVVTPNLLAKASKERPTKRRVLSVIMSIFDPLGLLGFFNIRAKIILQNIWRSNIGWDDDLTNEDEADWQHWLDLL